TGGGCAGCCTTGTTCAAGCTCTTTAATCTTACTCGCGCGGCTCCAAACCCAACCACCAAACAAGCAGAATAACAGTGCGGCAATAGGCTGTAAGTATTGCGTCGCAACCATAGCGACAAATCCAAACAGATCACCAAAGTTAAATACGATGTAGATACTAAACAGCGCAATAAGCGCACCGAGTACCCAACTGGTTTTCTTACGACCGGTGTTAAAGCGCTCATCGACAAGGGCAACCGGACACTCCAGCATCGAAATAGATGACGTTAGCGCTGCAATGGTCAATAGCAAGAAAAACACCACTGAGAACACTAAACCAAGCATGCCCAATGACTCAAACATCAGTGGTAATACCGTAAAGACCAAGGTATCTGAGCTCAATAGAGAGCCATCTTCTGCATAAATCTGAACGCCTTTTTGCATCGCGACAAACATCGCCGGCATCACCACAAGGCCTGCAATAAACGCCACTGAGGTATCCACCAAGGTCACATTCATTGCCATTTTCGGCAGGTTCTCTTTTTTCGACAAGTAAGAGCCGTAAATAAGCATCGAACAGCCACCAATCGTCAGCGAGAAGAAGCCTTGTCCCATGGCCGCGAGGATGAGTTTTCTGTCCCACACTTTTTCAAAATCTGGGATCAGATAGTGTTTAAGCCCTTCAACTGCGCCCCGCTGCATCATGATATAGATAAACAGCAATCCAAAAAGGATGAACAGCGATGGCATCAAACGTGTCGACCATTTTTCAATGCCCTTCTTTACCCCGCCTTGAACAATCAACACCGTCAGCAAATAGAAAAGCACTGTACCAAATACATTTCTTTCGACACTAAAACCTTTGAACCAGTCCGCAAGTGACGTCAGACCGGCAATGTCTGCCAGTGCGCCAAACAAGAAGCAAATCAGCCAGCCGCCGACGATGGAATAGAACGCCAATACTGCGCAAGGCACCGCGAGGCCAATCCAACCGACTATGCCACCAACCACCTTGCCGATAGGATGGGAGGTAAGAGACTTCATGCTATCGACAGGGTTGGCTTGCCCATGTCGACCGATGGCCATTTCCACCACTAACATAGGAAACGCCACGACCAATATCATGACTAAATACACCAATAGGAAAGCACCACCACCGTTGCTGGCGGCTTGTGTTGGGAAGCCCCAAATATTACCCAATCCTACGGCTGCACCTGCAGCGGCTAAAATGAAGCCTAAACGAGAACCGAAATGCTCCCTTGGAGCCGTCGCTAAGTTTGAATTATCCACTGTAAAGATTCTTATGTACTAGTTTACTGGTACATTAAGATAAAAATCGATTATAAGCAATCAATTTGGCGCAATAAACTAACGAAGACAAAAAATGCAAACGTAAGTATTAATTTACGAACAATACTTAGAATAGGTTCGACTCGCTGTTTTTTTTGCACGCTATTTGTTCGGTTAACACTGTTACCCGTCTGCTCGGTCAGTTCATGTTGAGCGTAAGCCCCCCTAGTTCGTCATTCCTGCGCAGGCAGGAATCTACTCAAGGCTTGGTGCGGACTTAGAGATTAGATGGTAAAGACTTGATAGTCCTTAAGCTCCGGAATAGTTTTCTGCAACTGCTGCTCTTGCTCTGCGACATCATTTAGCGAGTCACAATAGTCTTCTGCCTGCTGCTTTAACGACTCTGATTGCTCTTTCATGGTGTCCAACATTTTTGCTTTGAGCTCATCCATCTGCTTAGAGAGCTCTGTAAGATTTAACCCACCCTCTTCACTCATCTTTTGTTGTAATGCGGTAAATGCGCTACTAAAGAACTCTTTGTTGAAGACCTCTTTTGCCTTGGCTAAATCTTGCTCCCAATTGTCCATAAAACTGCTAAAGGCTTCCGATTTGAGAACAAAATCACCGTTGTCTTCGTAGCGAGATTGCACATCAGCAAAAAACTCACCGACCGCTTGTTTGACGCTTTGAAACGCCTCAGAGTTATCGAAACTCTCTGCGACGTCATCGATGAGTTCATTGGTCAGCTCAAGACCATTGGCCGCGAGTTCTTTCGCTTGCGGCACGTACTTGTTCATATTCTCTCGATAGCTTTCCAAGGCATCTTGTTGTAGCTGACTCAATTCAATCGCTTTACCGTCAATGAACAGATTGTTGTCTTCATCAATTAGGACTTTAGAGCTGGCTTTAACGATTTCGACTTGCTCGCCATCTAGGTGAACTTCGTTCTTAATGTCCACTGCGCACTGTCCAAAAGCATAAGCATTGCCCGCCACTAATGCACTGCTAAGTACGACACCGCTAAGCAGCGCTGTTGTAGTTGGAAAAAGTTGAGGTAATTTCATAGCACACCCTATTGTTCAGATCGTCTGTACAATTCTCAAAGCGATCCAAAGTCTTTACTGAATCGAGATAATAGCATAGTGCTGCACGGAATCTCTGATGGCCAGACTCACTTCGTCGTCTTCATACTGCCCAAGCAAAGCCTTACCGAGTGGCGAATGTGGTGTCAACACAGTGAGTTCAGCCAACCCAGAGTTCGTTAATACCCTTGCATCCTTTATTGTGACGCCTCCGCCACAGGGCAACATCCAATACCATGCGATTTGCTCATCATCATTCTCGACACAGACTAAAGCTGTTAATCCAACACTGTCTTGTTCAGAAAATTCACGCAACGTCGTACGCTTTAACGTTGCGATGTCGTTCTTTATTTGCTCTAAACGCATCGCCTGACCATGTGCCAAATAGGACGCTTCCAGTGCTAACGTGTCATATTTGTGCTCTGGTACGGTTTCTTCATTGGTCGCAGCATCTACGGTTTGCTCCATGGCAGAGACCAGTGTTGTCACTTTGCTTTCAAGTTCATAAATCACTGCGGTCAGCAGCGCGCGCTTGTCCATATTATTCCTCAAACATTGACAGTTGCCGAGCTTGCTCTAAAGGCTCTAGCATCACGCTCAGCCCCAGCAGTCGAATTTCTCGTCCTTGTTGTCTCTCCAGTACCTCGCGAAGCAGGTCTTTGAAATAGGCGAGATCGAGCTGGTTGTGCACATGTTCAATGGTGGTTAACTTAAAGTCTGCAAACTTTACCTTAATTCCCTGTTTGATGACATTACGTTTCGGCGTCGCTCTTGCGAGGCGAGATTCGAGTTCAGGATACAGCTTGTCTTCAATCACCTGCCAACACTCATCGAAACTGGAGATATTGACGCTAAAGGTTCTCTCGACACCAATCGACTTTCTTTCCCGCTCTACGACAACTTGTCTCTCATCAATGCCATGACTTTTCTTCCATAAAGAAGCGCCCATACGACCAAAACGCACAATCAAGTCTCGGTAGTCACTATTGCGAATATCCAAGCAGGTAAAAAAGCCGGCATTATTGAGCCTATCTAAGCTGACCTTACCGACACCCGGTATTTTGCCCAAATCCAACTCATCGACCACTTGTTGTACTTGATCGGGAGGGATCACAAACTGCCCATTGGGCTTATTCATATCCGAGGCAATCTTTGCCAAAAACTTAAGCGGCGCCACCCCAGCAGAAGCGGTCAGTTGCAGCTCGTTCCTGATATCGGCACGAATACGCTCAGCAATGCGCGTCGCTGAGTTTTGGCAGTGAGGTGAGTCTGTGACATCCAAGTAAGCCTCATCTAGCGACAACGGCTCAATGAGCGAGGTATAACGAGCAAAAATCGCACGAATGTGCTTTGAGGTTTCTTTGTAGACTTCCATTCGCCCAGGGACGAGCAGCAAATTGGGGCACAGCTTTACCGCTTGAGCCGTTGGCATCGCCGAACGAACGCCAAACTTTCTCGCTTCATAATTACAAGTGCTGATCACCCCACGCTGGCGCTCACTGCCACCAACGGCAAGGGGCTTACCTTGATAATGTGGATTGTCGCGCATCTCTACCGCAGCGTAGAAGCAATCCATATCAACGTGGATGAATTTTCGAATAGAGTCAGACACGGCATTGAACTGTTTATTTATACAGTCAAAAGTATACGCCGATTTTGAGTGAGAACCAAACAAAAAGACCAGAGCGTTGCTCTGGTCTTTTTTATTCAGCTATCAGCTGGCTTATTGATTATGCAATGCGATCTTTTTCCCAAGCGGCCAGCTTCTCTGCTCGGGCTTGCTCACGTGCTTCACGCTTTTTACGAGCATCACATGGCTCTGGGCAGTTACAAACTTTATCAATGCTTAGCGCACCGAGACCACCACAGCTGCCTTTGACCACTTTCTTTTGGAAGATGTAACCAACAGACATGGCAACAATCACCGCAAGAAAAACGCCGAAAGTAATTAGAAATGTACTCATAGTTGTCACCCGTTACTTGTTGAGGTAAGGCTTGAACGCGCTTGATGCGATTTCATCAAACCCATCTTCTGTTTTTACAATAATAAACGCTGGAATACCATTTTGCTCGGCAACTTCCAGTGCTTGCTCTTCACCCAGTACCATCAAGCCCGTCGCTAAGCCGTCTGCTGTCATAGAAGACTTATCAAGAACCGTCACTGACACCACTTTGTTGTTGATAGGCTTGCCCGTTTTCGGGTCGATAATGTGTGAGTAGCGAACACCGTCTTGCTCAAAGTAATTACGGTAGTCGCCTGATGTAGCGATCGCCATATCACCTGGCTCAATGATTTCTTGAACACTACGTTCATCCGTCGCTGGTTTTTCAATCGCGATACGCCATTTCACGCCTTCACGGTTAAGACCTTTCAAGCGCATCTCACCACCGACTTCAACCATATAATCTTGAACGCCGATACGCTCTAGATATTCAGCGAGAACATCGACTCCCCAGCCTTTTGCAATCGTCGACAAATCCACATACAGACCATGCAGATTTTTCTTTAACGTCGTGTCAGTTGCAGAGAGATGCTGAATGCCCGTTTGCGCTTTGCGCTCTGCAAGCTGCTTAGCCGTTGGTACGACTTCTGGACGCGCCTCCGGTCCAAAGCCCCAAAGGTTAACCAAAGGTCCTACCGTAACGTCCAAAGCACCTAATGTTACTTCATTGAGACGAATAGCTTCTTTCACCACAATCGCGGTTTGTTTCGATACAGGAAATGCCTCTGTGCCGTAGAAACGGTTGAAGCGGCTCAACTCAGAATCTTGGCGATAAGTCGACATTTGGTCGTTCACCTGTTCTAGTAAGCGATTAAGCTCTGCCTGAATGGTTTCCGGTTTTGGGCTATGGTCGGTCGCAATGTATTTCACATTATAAATCGTCCCCATTGTCGGGCCGCTCAAATGCACTTGCTCACGATTGTTACCACAAGCGGTTAGAAGTACCGCAGCTAGCATTACGGCTAGCACTAATTTCAACTGTTTCGTTAGATGAAACTTAGTTAGATGAAACATGCCTTTACTCACCTAATGAATTTAAAATACTTACGTTTGCCACAGCTATTGATGTTGTCGCAAATGAAAGCACTCTGTCTATATCGATTTAAAAACAAATGGCCGGCTCCCATGAACCAGCCATGTTCTTTACTTCAATAAAGATTAACCACCGAAGTCATCTAGAAGGATGTTTTCATCTTCTACACCAAGATCTTTCAGCATGCCGATTACAGCCGCGTTCATCATTGGTGGACCACACATGTAGTATTCACAATCTTCTGGCGCTTCGTGATCTTTGAGGTAGTTCTCATAGATTACGTTGTGGATGAAGCCTGTGTAACCATCCCAGTTATCTTCTGGCATTGGGTCAGACAGTGCTACGTGCCACTGGAAGTTATCGTTCTCAGCTTGTAGGCCATCGAAATCTTCTACGTAGAACATTTCACGGCGAGAACGAGCACCATACCAGAATGACATCTTACGCTTAGAGTTCAGACGCTTAAGCTGGTCAAAGATGTGCGAACGCATTGGTGCCATACCAGCACCACCACCGATGAAGACCATCTCGTTGTCAGTCTCTTTCGCGAAGAACTCACCAAATGGTCCAGAAATCGTACACTTGTCACCTTCTTTCAGTGACCAGATGAACGAAGACATGATACCAGGTGGTACATCAGGATTATTAGGCGGCGGCGTAGCGATACGCACGTTCAGCATAATAATACCTTCTTCTTCTGGGTAGTTAGCCATTGAGTATGCACGAATGCACTCTTCGTTAACGACAGACTCATAGCGGAACAGGTTAAACTTGTCCCAATCTTCACGGTACTCTTCTGGTACGTCGAAGTCAGAGTATTTAACGTGGTGAGCAGGCGCTTCAATCTGGATGTAACCACCAGCACGGAAAGGTACCGATTCGCCATCAGGGATTTGTAGCTTAAGCTCTTTGATGAATGTCGCTTTGTTATCGTTAGAGATAACAGAACATTCCCACTTTTTAACGCCGAAGATCTCTTCTGGAAGCTCGATGTCCATGTCAGTCTTCATTGCTACCTGACACGCTAGACGCTCACCTTCACGTGCTTCACCTTTAGAGATATGGTCAAGCTCGGTTGGTAGAATGTCACCACCGCCAGATTTCACTTTTACGCGACACTGACCACAAGAGCCACCGCCACCACAAGCAGATGATACGAATACGCCAGCGCCGGCTAGTGCATTCAACAGTTTGCCACCTGGTTGTGTGGTGATCGCGAGATCAGGGTTTTCGTTTACAGAGATCGTGATGTCGCCTGTTGGTACTAGCTTAGATTTGGCGAACAAAATCACCAAAACTAGGGCTAGAACAATCAGCGTAAACATCACTACACCAAGAATAATGTCCATTGACTATTCCTTATACCTTACAGTTGAACACCAGAGAATGACATGAAGCCCAGTGCCATCAGACCTACCGTGATGAACGTGATACCAAGACCACGAAGACCAGGAGGAACGTCAGAGTACTTCATCTTCTCTCGGATACCTGCTAGCGCAACGATAGCTAGCATCCAACCCACACCAGAACCAAAGCCGTATACGACAGATTCTGCAAAGTTGTAATCACGCTGTACCATGAATGATACGCCACCAAAGATCGCACAGTTCACCGTGATTAGCGGTAGGAAGATACCCAGTGCGTTATACAAAGGTGGGAAGAAGCGGTCTAGTACCATCTCTAGGATTTGTACTAGCGCTGCGATTACACCGATAAAGGTAATAAAGTTCAAGAAGCTAAGATCGACACCAGCTACTAAAGCATTTTCTCTTAGAACTAGGTTGTACAATAGGTTGTTCACTGGAACCGCAACGGTAAGAACAACGATAACTGCTACACCTAGACCAAAAGAGGTCTTAACTTTCTTAGATACGGCCAAAAATGTACACATACCTAAGAAGAAAGAAAGCGCCAAGTTTTCAATGAAGATCGATTTAACGAGTAGACTAATATAATGTTCCATGACTACCTTACTCCTTCGCTTCTACTTGTGCTGGCTTAAAGATACGAATTGCCCAAATCATAAAGCCGATTAGGAAGAACGCTGAAGGTGCTAGAAGCATCATACCGTTTGGCTGATACCAACCTCCGTTACTCACTAGTGGCAATACTTCCATGCCAAATAGCTTACCAGAACCTAGAAGTTCGCGGAAAAACGCAACAGTTAGCAGCACAAAACCATAACCTAGACCATTACCGATGCCATCAATGAATGACGGTAGAGGTGCAGACTTCATTGCGTACGCTTCAGCACGACCCATTACAATACAGTTAGTAATGATCAAGCTAACGAATACTGAAAGCTGCTTTGAAATGTCGTAAAGATACGCTTTCAACACCTGGTCAACCACGATTACCAGTGAAGCGATAATCGCCATCTGCACGATGATACGCACACTATTTGGCATGTGGTTACGAATAAGAGAAACAAACAGGTTAGACAATGCAGTTACAAAAATAACCGCAACCGTCATAACAAATGCTGTCTCAAGTTTGGTGGTCACTGCCAATGCAGAACAAACACCAAGAACCTGAAGCGCAATCGGGTTGTTATCCAACACTGGTGCGAGCAAGCTCTTCTTCATTTCTTTAGCATCAGCCATTAGTTTAGACCTCCGTCACGAACGTTTGCTAGGAAAGGACCAAAGCCCATGTCACCCAACCAGAAGTCGAAAGTACCTTGAACGCCATTTGCAGTCAGTGTTGCACCAGATAGGCCATCAACACCGTGCTCAGAACCTTCTGGAGCACCACCTTTAACGATCTTAATTGCTGGTTTGAAGTTCTCATCGAAGAGTTTCTTACCAACAAATTGTGAACGCCACGTTGGGTTCTCAACTTCACCACCAAGTCCAGGGGTTTCGCCTTGCTCGTAGTAAGTAATACCGTTAACAGTATTACCATCAGTTTGTACTGCTACGAACGCGTACATCATTGACCAAAGGCCGTTGCCATGTACCGGTAGAATCACACTCGTGACTTCGCCACCCTGTTTAACTAGGTAAACAGTACCAACGTTTGCACGACGAAGAATTTTCGCTTTGTCTTCATCTGCGGTAAGACGAACTGACTGATCTGGATCTTTAGCAGCGCGACGCTGGTCATATGCTTCAGCGTTACCGTCAACGAACTCACCTGTTTCAAAATCAACCAAACGAGGTTCGATGAACTCATGATATAAGTCTGCAACAGAGCCTTCAGCGGTAATACCAGCTACGTCGACAATTTTAGACTGCTTATCTAATTTCGCATTAGCAACCTGTTTATCTTTTAGAAAGACTGCAGCGGTCGATACAACGATTGAGCAAACTAGGCTCAACGCGATAACAACAAACAGCGTCTTTTTAATGCTATCGTTATTACTTGCCATAGCGAGCTTCTCTCCGTTTGATGTTCTTCTCGATCACGAAGTGGTCGAATAGAGGTGCGAACAGGTTAGCAAATAGAATTGCTAGCATCATACCTTCTGGGTAAGCCGGGTTGACTACACGGATCATGACACACATTGCGCCAATCAAAATACCGTATGCCCATTTACCATTGTTAGTAAACGATGCCGATACTGGGTCTGTTGCCATAAAGAACATACCGAATGCAAAACCACCCAGTACTAGGTGCCAGTGCCAAGGCATAGCAAACAGAGCATTTGTGTCAGAACCAACAACATTAAACAGCGTTGCTACCGCAACCATGCCGATCATTACACCCGCAATAATGCGCCAAGACGCTATGCCCATGTACACGATCATTGCCGCACCAATCATAAGTGCTAGCGTTGATACTTCACCAATAGAACCAGGAATGTTACCGATGAACGCGTCCATCCAAGTGATTGTTTGGCCGGTGATGTTGTTGATTAGTGCGCCTTCGCCGCCTTGTGCCCATTGGCTAAGAGCCGTTGCACCAGAGAAGCCGTCAGCTGCAACCCATACCACGTCACCCGAGATTTGCGCTGGGTAAGCGAAGAATAAGAAAGCACGACCAGCAAGTGCTGGGTTAAGGAAGTTACGACCCGTACCACCAAAGATTTCTTTTGCAACAACAACACCAAAGGTAATACCTAGTGCAGCTTGCCAAAGTGGAAGTGTTGGTGGAACGATCAATGCGAAAAGAATAGAAGTTACAAAGAAACCTTCGTTAACTTCGTGCTTACGCACCATACAGAACAACACTTCCCAGAAACCACCAACAATAAACACTGTTGCGTAGATAGGCAGGAAGTAAGTTGCACCTAGAATCATCTTACTGCCCCAACCCGCGTCGGTACCTAGCGTGCCGCCAATACCTTGAGTTAGCCAGTAGTGCCAGTTACCATCGATAACACCCGCAAGCTCTGCGCCAGTGTAAAGATGGTTAAGTGCCATAACCGCTTGGTTACCCGCATTGTACATACCCCAGAACATTGCTGGGAATACTGCGAACCAAACCATGATCATGATGCGTTTTAGGTCAACGCTATCACGGACATGCGAGCTGCGCTTCGTGACAAGACCCGGCGTGTAGAATAGCGTTGCCGCTGCTTCGTACAGTGCAAACCATCTTTCATGTTTGCCACCTGGCTCGAAGTGATGCTCGATATCCTCGATGAATTTCTTAAGCATGGGATTACCCTTCCTTCTCAATCTTGTCTAGGCACTCACGTAGGAGTAGACCGTATTCGTACTTACCTGGACAAACAAAGGTGCATAGCGCCATATCTTCTTCATCCAGTTCAAGAGCACCAAGACGCTGAGCGCTGTCTAGGTCACCTGCACATAGATCACGAAGTAATAACGTAGGCTCCATATCTAGAGGCATTACTTTTTCGTAGTTGCCGATTGGAACCATTGCACGATCACTACCATTGGTTGTGGTTGTCATGTTGAACAACTGACCTTTGAATAGGTGACCAAGGAATGATTTGGTGATTGAGAACTTGTTCTTACCAGGCGTTGCCCAGCCAAATAGTTCCTTCTCACGACCTTCACGAAGTACAGACACTTGCTGGTGGTAACGACCTAGATAGGCGTGTGGACCAGTAGCATGAGTACCAGAAAGCACAGAACCAGAAATGATTCGAACTTCACCAGGCATCAACTCGTTATCTGTTACATCTTCTAGGCTAGCGCCAATCTGAGTTCTAACCAAACGAGGGTTATTGACTACAGGGCCAGCTAGAGACACAACGCGATCCGTATACAATTCACCTGTAGTGAAAAGCTTACCGAATGCAATCACATCTTGATAATTGATGCTCCAAGCAACGTTGTTCGCGCCGACTGGATATAGGAAATGCATGTGAGTGCCTACTAGGCCTGCTGGATGCGGACCATTGAAGACATGCTCTTCGACATTGGATTGAGTTGAGCGAGGAAGACTAGTGCCTGATTTGCAGACATACACTTTACCGTCTGTCAGTTTCGACAGTAGGTCAAGACCTGCAACAAACGCGTCTTTTTGCTCGTTGATAATCAATTCAGGCTCTGCTGCTAGTGGATTCGTATCCATAGCAGTCACGAAAATCGCTTGAGTCGTAGAATCGATCGCCGGAACCTTGCTGAACGGACGAGTACGCAACGCAGTCCACATACCAGACTCAACCAATTGAGTTTTGATCACGTCGCGATCAAGACCCGCTAGTTGGTCAGCTGTGTAGCTATCGAAAGTAACTTGCTCGTCGCCTGCCACTTCAATCACAACGGATTGTAGGACACGCTTCGCGCCACGGTTAACTTCAATAACCTTACCGCTTGCTGGAGAAGTAAACTTAACGCCTGGGTTCTTTTTGTCTTCAAAAACAACCTGACCTTTTTTCACTTCATCACCAACGCGAACATGCATCGTTGGACGCATACCCACGTACTCTTCGCCAAGCAAGGCGACTTTAGTGATGGACTTACCATCATTAATCACCTGGGAAGGAGTTCCTGCGATAGGAAGATCCAAACCCTTCTTTATTGTAATCATACGCACTTGCACTACTTTTATCGGGAAAAAGATTCTTTTAAATTGCGTAACATTTAGACACGACATTGAGTGTCTGGCTCTGGCTTCTTTTTTGGCCAAAGCAGCAACATCACTTTAACAATCTCGTCATGGGATCGATGCGAGATTTTTCTGGAGCGGTAGTTTAGCATCTTTTACAAAGGGTATGCCACGACCAATCCCAGCAATAGCCGCTTTATTTGGAAACTTTTGCTACATCTGGGGTTGCGAATATGTGTAACTTTGACCAAACGCACAAACTGCTATTAATGCTTTTAAAAATAAGCAATTGGCTTTTTCACAATCTGAAACATTCACCATCATCAAAATCACATAACATTATATGTTGATACGCTGTTAATTATTTACCCCCAAAGAGGTAGGCAAAGTCGCGACTTTACCAGAACAAATTGACGGTGATTATCAGTAAACCCTTACCTTGTTGCTAAACTGTGTCCTAAGTATCTATTGTTGGTACCGCATCACTAAACAGGTATGCCGTTACTTACCGCTACCAGCACAATTTGGACTAGCGGGGGCAAGTTGGTTCTCTTCGTTCCACTCTTCAGGAGTGTAGGTGTGAATCGCTAAGGCATGCACCGAACCTGCGAGCTCTTCGGCAAGCACAGTATTGACCTTACGATGCCGAGTAATAAGACGCTCGCTAGAAAAATCTTCACTGACGATAATGACCTTAAAGTGACTTTCTGAGCCTGGCGGGACATTATGCGTGTGACTTTCATTGCGAACATCGAGATGTGTTGGATGGAAAGCTTGATGGAGCTTGTGCTCGATAGATTGTTGAATCATCTTACTTCCTTGGGCTGAAACCGACATTTATTTTTATATTGTCGGTAAAGTATATACTTTACTTAATCAATAATCTTCCCTTAAATCACATTCTGCTTGGCTTAGTTGAGAGGATTTTGTCAAAATACAACCATTGTCACCAATTCAAGAAATTATGAAAACTGAACTGAACCTACTTGAGCGCAGCTACTCGCTTTTTCGCTACCCAAAACTTGCCAATGAGCAGCTCCAAGCATGGGATGCGGGTGACGAGTATCTGATTCAACACGTTGAAGAGCTCGCTTTGCCCAAGTCATCGAATATTCTGATCCTCAACGATAACTTTGGAGCCCTTAGCTGTTGGTTTAGTAAAGAGCATAAGGTGACTACCGTCACGGATTCTTTTGTTTCCCTGCAAGGTATCAAAAGCAACTTGTCGGCCAACCAACTCAGTGGAGTGACCCTTCTCAATTCTACGGATGCATGGCCAAGTGACATCGACCTCGTGCTGATGCAAATCCCACGCAATAATCGCTACTTAACTTGGCAGTTAGACCAACTTGCCCAAAAGTACGCAGGCCGCTGCCAGCTAATTGCGGTGAATAAAGCGAAAGAGATCCACTCCTCAACACTGAAACTGTTTGAGAAGTTTGCAGGCTCCACCACGACCTCGCTGGCGTGGAAAAAACACCGCCTAGTGTTTACTGAGCTATCTCGTGCTGCACAAAAACCCGCTGTGGAGGCCTATACGACTTGGCCGGTTGAAGGACACGAGCTAACTCTTGCGAACTTACCCAATGTTTACTCCGGTGAAAGCTTGGATTTGGGCGCTCGCTTCATGTTAGAACATCTATCCAAACTCGATGCGGACAATAAAGATGTCGTCGACCTTGGCTGTGGCAATGGCGTTTTATCGATAAAACTCAAGCAGCTTTCCCCAACCGCTCGCATTACTGCGGTCGATGAGAGTTTTATGGCATCAGCCTCGGCAAAACATAACTTTAAACTTAATCAGTTAGACGACGCTCAATGCAAGTTCATCACGAACAATTGCTTGGATGGCTTTGAAGCGGCCTCACAAGATCGTGTCATCTGCAACCCACCCTTCCATCAACAGCAAGCCGTCACCGATCACATCGCTTGGCAAATGTTCTGTGATGCAAAGCATGTTCTTCGCCCTAAAGGCGAATTAATGGTTATCGGCAATCGTCACCTAGGCTACGATAAAAAACTGACGCGTCTCTTTGGCAAGCACAATGTTAAGCTTGTCGCCTCCAATGCCAAATTTGTTATTTTACAGGCAACTAAGTAAAGATTGAGTCATAGTTGTCTCTAGGCAACGTGCATAAAAATAAGAATTCGCTATGATGCCAGCCATCGCTCGGTTTGGCTTCAATAGTATTAGAGTGTGAAAAGGAATCATTAATGAAAAAGCTCGTTTTAGCGGCTTCCGTCGTACTGCTTGCTGCATGTGCAAGCCCTCAACAAGAACAAGTCAATTTTGCGCCTAAAGCGACAACTAGTGCCGCTAAAGTCGTCGAAAACAAATCGATGTCACTCTCTAGTAAAG
The Vibrio sp. CB1-14 DNA segment above includes these coding regions:
- the dinB gene encoding DNA polymerase IV is translated as MSDSIRKFIHVDMDCFYAAVEMRDNPHYQGKPLAVGGSERQRGVISTCNYEARKFGVRSAMPTAQAVKLCPNLLLVPGRMEVYKETSKHIRAIFARYTSLIEPLSLDEAYLDVTDSPHCQNSATRIAERIRADIRNELQLTASAGVAPLKFLAKIASDMNKPNGQFVIPPDQVQQVVDELDLGKIPGVGKVSLDRLNNAGFFTCLDIRNSDYRDLIVRFGRMGASLWKKSHGIDERQVVVERERKSIGVERTFSVNISSFDECWQVIEDKLYPELESRLARATPKRNVIKQGIKVKFADFKLTTIEHVHNQLDLAYFKDLLREVLERQQGREIRLLGLSVMLEPLEQARQLSMFEE
- a CDS encoding transcription elongation factor, which gives rise to MDKRALLTAVIYELESKVTTLVSAMEQTVDAATNEETVPEHKYDTLALEASYLAHGQAMRLEQIKNDIATLKRTTLREFSEQDSVGLTALVCVENDDEQIAWYWMLPCGGGVTIKDARVLTNSGLAELTVLTPHSPLGKALLGQYEDDEVSLAIRDSVQHYAIISIQ
- a CDS encoding FAD:protein FMN transferase, with product MLAAVLLTACGNNREQVHLSGPTMGTIYNVKYIATDHSPKPETIQAELNRLLEQVNDQMSTYRQDSELSRFNRFYGTEAFPVSKQTAIVVKEAIRLNEVTLGALDVTVGPLVNLWGFGPEARPEVVPTAKQLAERKAQTGIQHLSATDTTLKKNLHGLYVDLSTIAKGWGVDVLAEYLERIGVQDYMVEVGGEMRLKGLNREGVKWRIAIEKPATDERSVQEIIEPGDMAIATSGDYRNYFEQDGVRYSHIIDPKTGKPINNKVVSVTVLDKSSMTADGLATGLMVLGEEQALEVAEQNGIPAFIIVKTEDGFDEIASSAFKPYLNK
- the nqrM gene encoding (Na+)-NQR maturation NqrM codes for the protein MSTFLITFGVFLAVIVAMSVGYIFQKKVVKGSCGGLGALSIDKVCNCPEPCDARKKREAREQARAEKLAAWEKDRIA
- a CDS encoding DUF2884 family protein, which codes for MKLPQLFPTTTALLSGVVLSSALVAGNAYAFGQCAVDIKNEVHLDGEQVEIVKASSKVLIDEDNNLFIDGKAIELSQLQQDALESYRENMNKYVPQAKELAANGLELTNELIDDVAESFDNSEAFQSVKQAVGEFFADVQSRYEDNGDFVLKSEAFSSFMDNWEQDLAKAKEVFNKEFFSSAFTALQQKMSEEGGLNLTELSKQMDELKAKMLDTMKEQSESLKQQAEDYCDSLNDVAEQEQQLQKTIPELKDYQVFTI
- the nqrF gene encoding NADH:ubiquinone reductase (Na(+)-transporting) subunit F, producing MDIILGVVMFTLIVLALVLVILFAKSKLVPTGDITISVNENPDLAITTQPGGKLLNALAGAGVFVSSACGGGGSCGQCRVKVKSGGGDILPTELDHISKGEAREGERLACQVAMKTDMDIELPEEIFGVKKWECSVISNDNKATFIKELKLQIPDGESVPFRAGGYIQIEAPAHHVKYSDFDVPEEYREDWDKFNLFRYESVVNEECIRAYSMANYPEEEGIIMLNVRIATPPPNNPDVPPGIMSSFIWSLKEGDKCTISGPFGEFFAKETDNEMVFIGGGAGMAPMRSHIFDQLKRLNSKRKMSFWYGARSRREMFYVEDFDGLQAENDNFQWHVALSDPMPEDNWDGYTGFIHNVIYENYLKDHEAPEDCEYYMCGPPMMNAAVIGMLKDLGVEDENILLDDFGG
- a CDS encoding sodium-dependent transporter, with protein sequence MDNSNLATAPREHFGSRLGFILAAAGAAVGLGNIWGFPTQAASNGGGAFLLVYLVMILVVAFPMLVVEMAIGRHGQANPVDSMKSLTSHPIGKVVGGIVGWIGLAVPCAVLAFYSIVGGWLICFLFGALADIAGLTSLADWFKGFSVERNVFGTVLFYLLTVLIVQGGVKKGIEKWSTRLMPSLFILFGLLFIYIMMQRGAVEGLKHYLIPDFEKVWDRKLILAAMGQGFFSLTIGGCSMLIYGSYLSKKENLPKMAMNVTLVDTSVAFIAGLVVMPAMFVAMQKGVQIYAEDGSLLSSDTLVFTVLPLMFESLGMLGLVFSVVFFLLLTIAALTSSISMLECPVALVDERFNTGRKKTSWVLGALIALFSIYIVFNFGDLFGFVAMVATQYLQPIAALLFCLFGGWVWSRASKIKELEQGCPEFQLGWFGRVWPWYVKFVCPVLVVTVIWASFG